Proteins from a genomic interval of Flavobacteriales bacterium:
- a CDS encoding polyprenyl synthetase family protein — MKTITEYQELISNQIDILEDSRSQLALYDPVSYILSIGGKRLRPVLTLIGTDLFDGNLEDSYKSALGIEMFHNFTLLHDDIMDDAPLRRGKETVHEKWNINSAILSGDVMFVQAFVMVTSCKTEYLRSVLDLFNVTAIEVCEGQHLDMEFETREDVTIPEYIEMIKLKTSVLVGCALKLGAILADATEEQANLIYDFGLNLGIAFQIQDDILDVFGDAALFGKQVGGDILANKKTYLLLKALENANETQEEELNSWMNVTDYQAEQKVEAVTAIFNDLKVKEQAESVMWSYYDKALEALNKIGLSEQKYDYLLNFAKGLMVRTK; from the coding sequence ATGAAGACAATAACAGAATATCAAGAATTAATATCAAATCAGATAGATATACTAGAGGATAGTAGAAGTCAATTAGCATTATATGATCCGGTTAGTTATATATTGTCTATTGGAGGTAAAAGATTAAGACCTGTTCTTACGTTGATAGGTACCGATTTATTTGATGGTAATTTAGAGGATTCATACAAGTCTGCATTGGGAATAGAAATGTTCCATAATTTTACATTATTACATGATGATATCATGGATGATGCACCCTTAAGAAGAGGAAAAGAAACAGTACATGAAAAATGGAATATCAATTCTGCAATTCTTTCAGGAGATGTTATGTTTGTCCAAGCTTTTGTTATGGTTACCTCTTGTAAAACGGAGTATTTACGTTCAGTCCTTGATTTGTTTAATGTCACAGCAATAGAGGTTTGCGAAGGACAGCATTTAGACATGGAATTCGAAACAAGAGAAGATGTTACAATTCCTGAATATATTGAAATGATTAAACTAAAAACGTCAGTTTTAGTTGGTTGTGCATTAAAATTAGGAGCGATCTTAGCAGATGCTACCGAAGAACAGGCTAACTTAATCTATGACTTTGGTTTAAACCTTGGAATTGCATTTCAAATTCAAGATGATATTTTAGATGTTTTTGGAGATGCAGCATTGTTTGGGAAACAAGTAGGTGGAGATATTCTAGCCAATAAAAAAACATACCTATTACTCAAAGCATTAGAAAATGCCAATGAAACTCAAGAAGAAGAGTTGAATAGCTGGATGAATGTTACCGATTATCAAGCAGAACAAAAAGTAGAAGCTGTAACTGCTATATTCAATGATTTAAAAGTAAAAGAACAAGCAGAAAGTGTGATGTGGTCTTATTATGATAAAGCGTTAGAAGCATTGAATAAAATAGGCCTATCAGAACAGAAGTATGATTACCTACTTAATTTTGCCAAGGGGTTAATGGTTCGTACAAAGTAA